In one window of Fictibacillus phosphorivorans DNA:
- a CDS encoding NADH-quinone oxidoreductase subunit D has translation MIRTEEMLLNVGPQHPSTHGVFRIVLKIDGETIIEATPVIGYLHRGTEKLAENLQYTQIIPYTDRMDYLAAMTNNYVICHAVETMMSLEIPERAEYLRVIVMELGRIASHLVWFGTYLLDIGAMSPFLYAFREREAIINMLNEICGARLTFNYMRVGGVKWDAPDGWIEKVRDFVPYMREELAGYHDLVTGNEIFLNRVKGIGYYTKEEALNFSLSGANLRCTGTNWDLRKDEPYSIYDRFDFDVPVFHTGDAWARYQCRMQEIEESLKIVEQAVEQFPEEGPVMAKVPRIIKPPKGEAFVRIESPRGEIGCYIASEGKKEPYRLKFRRPSFYNLQILPKLLVGENISNLITILGGIDIVLGEVDG, from the coding sequence AACAGAAGAGATGCTCCTCAACGTTGGACCTCAGCATCCGAGTACGCACGGCGTTTTTCGAATCGTACTAAAAATCGACGGAGAAACGATCATTGAAGCTACACCAGTGATCGGTTATCTTCACCGAGGCACCGAAAAATTAGCGGAAAATCTTCAGTACACGCAGATTATTCCATACACAGACCGCATGGATTATTTAGCGGCAATGACGAACAACTATGTAATCTGCCATGCGGTTGAAACCATGATGAGTTTAGAGATACCAGAACGCGCGGAATATTTGCGTGTCATCGTGATGGAGCTCGGCCGCATCGCAAGCCATCTTGTTTGGTTCGGTACATATTTATTAGATATCGGGGCGATGAGTCCATTCCTATACGCGTTTCGTGAACGTGAAGCAATCATCAATATGCTGAACGAGATATGCGGAGCACGTCTTACGTTCAACTACATGCGTGTTGGCGGAGTGAAATGGGATGCCCCAGATGGCTGGATCGAGAAAGTCCGAGATTTTGTTCCATACATGAGAGAAGAGCTTGCTGGCTATCACGATCTTGTGACAGGCAATGAGATCTTTTTGAACCGTGTGAAAGGAATCGGCTACTACACAAAAGAAGAAGCACTGAACTTTTCATTAAGCGGCGCTAATTTAAGATGTACGGGTACGAACTGGGATCTTAGAAAAGATGAGCCGTATTCAATCTATGACCGTTTTGATTTTGATGTACCAGTCTTTCATACAGGCGATGCATGGGCGCGCTATCAGTGCCGCATGCAAGAGATCGAAGAATCACTCAAGATTGTAGAACAAGCGGTAGAACAGTTTCCAGAAGAAGGCCCGGTCATGGCAAAAGTGCCAAGAATTATCAAGCCGCCAAAGGGTGAAGCTTTCGTCCGCATTGAGTCGCCCCGCGGAGAGATCGGCTGTTACATCGCGTCAGAAGGAAAAAAAGAACCGTACCGCTTGAAGTTTCGCAGACCTTCTTTTTACAACCTTCAGATTCTGCCAAAACTTTTAGTCGGTGAAAACATCTCCAACTTGATTACCATCTTAGGTGGGATTGATATCGTTCTCGGGGAGGTTGATGGCTGA